One genomic region from Salvia hispanica cultivar TCC Black 2014 chromosome 2, UniMelb_Shisp_WGS_1.0, whole genome shotgun sequence encodes:
- the LOC125206812 gene encoding uncharacterized protein LOC125206812: protein MSSSSNFEAFNLLEDNEWEEKIVEQNQQLDQLIEDIAIWPTTLPSQPTTQTARAKRRYIERKREEGHDTIFEQYFAEDPIYPPDIFRTRYRMRKPLFEKIMNKLIDTDNFFVQKRDATGRLGMSAIQKCTAAMRMLAYGAAADLHDEYLRMSAQLIRKSLIKFVEGVISNFGDEYLRKPTEEDLARLLHIGEQRGFPGMLGSIDCMHWEWKNCPTAWAGQYAGRSGNPTIILEAVASQDLWIWHAFFGTPGSRNDINVLDQSPVFDDILEGRAPKVNYIVNGHEKNMGYYLTDGIYPQWAAFVKSIPGPQTMRHKLFARHQESARKDVERAFGVLQARFAFIKCPCLIWDRDIMGKIMIACIILHNMIVEDERSTYSNYCDPAEFIQDRLGQSSRENEDGDANNDFIYSTNRIASLASYMKNKAQLQNREAHKALRDDLVEHIWAKFGNCN, encoded by the coding sequence ATGTCATCAAGTTCTAATTTTGAAGCTTTCAATCTTCTTGAAGACAATGAATgggaagaaaaaattgttgaacaaAATCAGCAACTCGATCAACTAATCGAGGATATAGCTATTTGGCCAACAACCTTGCCTTCACAACCTACAACCCAGACGGCTAGAGCTAAAAGGAGATACATTGAAAGGAAACGCGAAGAGGGTCATGATACTATTTTCGAGCAGTACTTTGCTGAAGATCCAATCTATCCTCCAGATATTTTTCGAACAAGGTATCGCATGCGAAAACCTTTGTtcgaaaaaataatgaacaagCTCATCGACACCGACAACTTTTTTGTGCAGAAGCGTGATGCTACCGGTCGACTTGGTATGTCTGCAATTCAGAAATGTACAGCAGCGATGAGGATGTTGGCCTACGGGGCGGCGGCCGACTTGCACGACGAATATTTGAGAATGAGCGCACAACTCATTCGCAAATCTCTCATCAAGTTCGTTGAAGGTGTAATCTCTAACTTCGGCGATGAGTACTTGCGAAAGCCCACCGAAGAAGACTTGGCAAGACTTCTGCATATTGGAGAACAACGTGGGTTTCCAGGCATGTTGGGTAGTattgactgcatgcattgggaatggaagaattgtcccACTGCATGGGCTGGACAATATGCCGGAAGAAGCGGGAATCCGACAATCATCTTGGAAGCAGTAGCATCTCAAGATTTGTGGATATGGCATGCTTTTTTTGGAACTCCAGGTTCGAGAAATGATATTAATGTGCTTGATCAATCTCctgtttttgatgatattttggaAGGTCGAGCACCGAAGGTCAATTACATAGTAAATGGCCACGAAAAAAATATGGGATATTATCTCACTGATGGCATATATCCTCAATGGGCGGCATTTGTCAAATCTATACCAGGTCCACAAACGATGAGGCACAAGTTGTTTGCTCGACATCAAGAGTCTGCGCGAAAAGATGTTGAGCGAGCTTTTGGTGTTTTGCAAGCTCGTTTTGCTTTTATCAAATGTCCATGTCTTATTTGGGATCGTGATATTATGGGGAAAATAATGATTGCttgcataatcttgcacaatATGATAGTGGAAGACGAAAGAAGCACATATTCGAACTATTGTGATCCAGCAGAATTTATTCAAGATCGACTTGGACAAAGTAGTCGTGAGAATGAAGATGGAGATGCGAATAATGATTTCATATATTCTACGAATAGGATTGCGAGTCTAGCTTCTTACATGAAAAACAAAGCCCAACTTCAAAACAGAGAAGCTCACAAAGCTCTGCGAGACGATTTGGTTGAGCATATATGGGCAAAATTCGGCAATTGCAATTGA
- the LOC125203289 gene encoding U6 snRNA phosphodiesterase 1 — translation MDALRASYGDTSSDSDSESCPTRIPDRTPLPPPPLSLLQPPNSAGISDVLHTDHPNRVRSFPHVEGNYALHVYIPVYFPVSSRREILPFLERVAAAVNELHVVDVDIPLSNLIKDEQKLNQVVLGREFHVSLGRTVPIRVHQRDSLVAMLRQKLQSHKRYWIDFDKWEVFVNDDCTRTFLSLEVTGAGLAEIQKQIELVNGVYKLHNLPEFYQNPRPHISIAWAVGDISSSLKSVIKAEMKRHFEVVSKKRIFTCKFGGISCKIGNKIYDICKVPEI, via the exons ATGGACGCCTTGAGAGCATCGTATGGTGATACTTCATCTGACTCCGATTCAGAATCATGTCCAACCCGTATCCCCGACCGCACCCCTCTCCCTCCACCGCCGTTGTCTCTTCTCCAGCCCCCAAATTCAGCAG GTATATCCGATGTTTTGCATACAGACCATCCAAATCGAGTCCGCAGCTTCCCCCATGTTGAGGGTAATTATGCTTTGCATGTTTATATTCCAG TGTATTTTCCCGTTTCATCAAGAAGGGAGATTCTACCCTTCCTGGAAAGGGTTGCAGCTGCTGTGAATGAGCTTCATGTGGTTGATGTTGACATCCCCttaagtaatttaattaaagatgaGCAAAAGCTCAATCAAGTTGTTCTTGGGAGGGAATTCCATGTGAGTTTGGGAAGGACTGTTCCAATTCGAGTGCACCAGCGAGACTCGCTAGTAGCTATGCTTCGGCAGAAACTACAGTCTCATAAGAG GTATTGGATTGATTTTGACAAATGGGAAGTTTTTGTCAATGATGATTGTACTCGGACCTTTCTCTCATTGGAAGTCACCGGAGCAGGCTTAGCTGAG ATCCAGAAGCAAATTGAGTTGGTGAATGGAGTCTACAAGCTTCACAATCTCCCAGAGTTTTATCAG AATCCACGCCCGCATATATCCATAGCTTGGGCCGTTGGTGATATAAGCAGCTCTCTGAAGAGTGTGATCAAAGCAGAAATGAAGAGACATTTTGAAGTTGTATCTAAGAAACGAATTTTCACTTGCAAATTTGGTGGGATTTCATGCAAAATAGGTAACAAAATCTATGATATATGCAAGGTCCCAGAAATATGA
- the LOC125206811 gene encoding glutathione S-transferase T2-like, producing MDDDENNIFSDSPNFYPSQNYNPSQNFNPSQDYFPSFDDFPNSDQFQNSFQNQHSSQVISPTNLSASNTPHDWSEQEDMSLMSAYCFVSRDAVVGTNQTNAHLWQKVLDQYEEARKENPGMGQQRSLESLRQRYKRLNTNVTKWIGAYKKAHDRATSGQSKEDIEKTAQQLYGKRKFTHHKVFEEVMRYNPKWELKLNSTGSTRFQPDEDSLEESRGSSKRSRTSEEGGPQIDSIPESRSSTLQRPTGRDQAKSKAKRRGKEVATSSYTIPNDFTAALREMRVTRERECDIQERKIKAASDIQERNIKAAILTPLMARRDLTPEEETLKRNLIAELFGN from the coding sequence ATGGATGATGATGAGAATAATATATTCTCCGATTCCCCAAATTTCTATCCTTCCCAAAACTACAACCcttcccaaaattttaatcctTCTCAAGATTATTTCCCTAGTTTTGATGATTTTCCAAATTCTGATCAATTCCAaaattcatttcaaaaccAACATTCAAGCCAAGTTATATCACCAACCAACTTGAGTGCTTCAAACACTCCACATGATTGGAGTGAGCAAGAAGACATGTCATTAATGTCTGCTTATTGTTTCGTGAGCAGGGATGCAGTTGTTGGCACCAACCAAACTAATGCCCATCTATGGCAAAAGGTTCTTGATCAATATGAGGaagcaagaaaagaaaatccaGGAATGGGCCAACAAAGAAGTTTAGAGTCATTGAGACAACGCTACAAACGACTCAACACAAATGTCACAAAGTGGATTGGTGCATACAAAAAAGCGCATGATCGAGCTACGAGTGGCCAGTCTAAAGAGGACATTGAGAAAACCGCTCAACAACTGTATGGTAAGAGAAAATTTACTCACCATAAGGTGTTTGAGGAGGTGATGAGATACAATCCTAAGtgggaattgaaattgaatagtACTGGTTCAACGCGTTTCCAGCCAGATGAAGATAGTCTTGAAGAAAGTCGTGGGAGCTCAAAAAGGTCGAGGACTAGTGAGGAAGGAGGACCTCAAATTGACTCCATTCCTGAGAGTCGTTCTTCAACATTGCAACGTCCTACCGGAAGAGATCAAGCTAAGAGTAAGGCTAAAAGAAGAGGCAAAGAAGTTGCAACGTCTTCATATACAATCCCTAATGATTTCACTGCAGCACTGCGTGAAATGAGAGTTACACGTGAAAGGGAATGTGATATTCAAGAACGGAAGATCAAAGCAGCTAGTGATATTCAGGAACGGAACATCAAGGCAGCTATCCTTACTCCGCTGATGGCTAGGAGGGACTTAACTCCAGAAGAAGAAACGCTGAAACGCAATCTAATAGCAGAATTATTTGGGAATTGA